Proteins encoded within one genomic window of Mustela erminea isolate mMusErm1 chromosome 21, mMusErm1.Pri, whole genome shotgun sequence:
- the LOC116581722 gene encoding olfactory receptor 11A1-like, with amino-acid sequence MEMVALENQTITEFVLLGFHDIAELHLLFFIVFTVIYISTVMGNVLIIVVVVSSQRLHTPMYFFLANLSFLEIFYTSTVVPKMLQGFLQKAAISVAGCLLQFFIFGSLATAECFMLAVMAYDRYLAICYPLHYPLLMGPRGCLGLVLIAWFSGFMVDGLVVALMGQLRFCGPSQIDHFYCDFMPLVGLACSDPSIAQMTTFVLSVVCLTIPFGLILTSYARIVVVVLRVPAGAQRQRAFSTCSSHLAVVSTFYGTLMVLYIAPSAVHSPLLSKVFALLYTVVTPLLNPVIYTLRNKEIHHALQRLLCIKHFETPD; translated from the coding sequence ATGGAAATGGTTGCTCTAGAAAACCAAACTATTACAGAATTTGTCCTCCTTGGTTTCCATGACATAGCTGAGCTGCATCTCCTTTTCTTTATTGTGTTCACTGTCATCTACATCTCCACTGTCATGGGGAATGTGCTAATCATTGTGGTGGTGGTTAGCTCACAGAGGctccacacacccatgtatttcttcctggctAACTTGTCCTTCCTGGAGATCTTCTACACCTCCACAGTGGTGCCAAAAATGCTGCAGGGCTTCTTGCAGAAGGCAGCCATCTCTGTGGCTGGATGCTTGCTCCAGTTCTTTATCTTTGGTTCTCTAGCCACAGCTGAATGCTTCATGCTGGCCGTCATGGCCTATGATAGATACCTGGCAATCTGCTATCCACTCCACTATCCCCTTCTGATGGGGCCCAGAGGGTGCTTGGGGCTGGTGCTCATAGCTTGGTTCTCTGGTTTCATGGTGGATGGATTGGTTGTGGCCCTAATGGGCCAACTGAGGTTCTGTGGCCCCAGCCAGATTGACCACTTTTACTGTGACTTCATGCCTTTGGTGGGCCTTGCCTGCTCAGATCCCAGCATTGCCCAGATGACAACATTTGTTCTCTCTGTGGTCTGCCTCACTATCCCCTTTGGACTGATTCTGACATCCTATGCCCGGATTGTGGTAGTTGTGCTAAGAGTCCCTGCAGGGGCCCAGAGGCAGAGGGCTTTCTCCACTTGTTCCTCCCACCTGGCAGTAGTGTCCACCTTCTATGGAACTCTCATGGTCTTGTACATTGCACCGTCTGCCGTCCACTCCCCACTCCTCTCCAAGGTCTTTGCTCTGCTCTACACTGTGGTCACCCCTCTTCTCAATCCTGTGATCTACACCCTGAGGAATAAGGAGATTCATCATGCACTGCAGAGGCTTTTGTGTATTAAGCACTTTGAAACACCTGATTGA